The Syntrophaceae bacterium genomic interval CAGGTGCGGGTCCCTGGCGAACCAGATGTTAGAGCTGCTCCGGAGCACATCGTCAATATCCGAAGGTGCCCCGGGGAAGCAGGCCTTCGTGAGCCGGAAATCGGAGATCTTGTCCAGGGCATAGCGTTTCATGACCCCCGATTCGTTGTCCTTTCCCACGAGGTACCAGAAGCCGCCGAACCAGGCCACCCGGTAGGGATCGAGGGTGACCGGGTGGGGTGACGCGGCATTGTACTGGAACCCCACCTTCTTCTTTTCCCGGATGGCCCGGACGGCCCGGTTCAGGAGACGGTTGTCCAGGACCACCGGGTCGTCGATCTTCACGAAGACCGGCATGGTGGTGACGCAGTCCCAGAGCCGGTCGAGGACTCCGTCGGCTGCCTTCTGGAAGGGGTCGCCCAGTTGCCCCACCAGGTTCTTCAGGGCCACCACCAGCGCCAGCTCCGTGTCATCGAAGACCTCCAGGTTCTTCACCAGGTCCTTGTTCATCTCGTAGAGCCCCTTCCGGACCTCGTGGAGGGGAAACCCCGATTCCTTCAGGAGCAGGACGTCCCGTTGGATCGTGCGCGGGGTGGTCTTGAGCTGCTTGCTCAGCGAACTCGTGTGGATCCGGTCGTGCTCCATGAAGAGCCGAAGAATCCGCCCCAGTCGGATCAGCCTCGTCTCGGAACCCTTCTGTGTTCCCATCGCCGCCTCCCGGAAAGAATATGCGACACACCCTCGTCGTCTGACCGTGGAATTATCAGCAGCCTGTAGGTATGGTCAAACACAAAAACGAGGGACACTTCCCCAATAAATAGAAGGGGGAGGTTGTTCTCCTATTTCTATTCAAAGGAGGCACCATGGAAACGATCATTGCGCAAAGGCTGAAAGACCTCCGCCTGGGAGAACCACAGTCGCACAGGAACGTCACGATCATTCCCGTCATGGGTCCCGAAAGCGGCCCGGACTACCTCACCCTGAAGGAGGCCATGGACACCGGGTCCCTTGTCGTCGTGGAGGTCAGCGAAGGCGGTGCCGTCCCGGAATTGAAGGTCGTCAACAAGGGTGTGAAGCCCGTTCTCCTCCTGGATGGCGAGGAGCTATCGGGGGCCAAGCAGAACCGTGTCCTCAACACGACGATCCTCATCAGAATCAACTCGGAGACCATCATCCCCGTGAGCTGCACCGAGCATGGCCGCTGGTCCTACCGGACCGCCGCCTTCGAGGACTCGGGCATCATGATGTCCTCTCACCTCCGGCGGGTGAAGAACGAGTCGGTGGCCCGCTCCCTGAAAGAGCGCCAGCACTTCCGGTCGGATCAGCATGCCGTCTGGGACGGCATCGAAGAGCAGGCCAAGCGGGCCGGCGTCCGCTCCTCCACCGGCGCCATGAAGGACATTCACGAGTCCCGCACGGAGGACCTTGACTCCTTCCTTGCCCACTTTGCCCTGGTAGAAGGCCAGCAGGGCCTCATCGTCCTGGTGAACGGACAGGTGGCGGGGATGGACCTGGTCTCTATGCCAAAGGCATACGGTGTCCTGCACACAAAGCTTCTCAAGAGCTACGTCATGGACGCCCTCCTGCACCCGACATCCAACGGGAACGGTGCAAAGGCCGCCCCCGAAACCGCCCGTGCCTTCCTGGGAGAGATCTGCCTTACCAGGGAGGAAAGGTTTGTCTCCGTCGGCTGCGGCTGGGACTACCGCTACGAGAGCCCCGGAATCGTCGGATCCGCCCTGGTCCACGAGAAGGCAGTGATCCACCTGGCCTTCTTCCGGACCGTCGGCAGTGCGAGCAAAACCGGTCCCATGGCCACGGCCTCCCACCGGAGACAGTACCGAACAATAAGACAGTGATTTGTCCGCAAGGATTGCCATATCGCTATGACTGTGCTATCGAACACACCGAAGTTGCTATTGGAACGCTACGATGTCCTGAAACGGAAGGTAGTCTCCCGACAGGAACCATTCCAACGGTTCCTGCAGTTCCTGGAGCGGGAGACCACTTGGCTTATGTCGCCGGCGAGCACCCGTTATCACTTGGCTGTGGAACGGGGTCTCCTGGCGCACAGTGTCGGCGTGGCGGACACACTGCTTCACATCTCCAGGTTCCTTGCGCCGGCTATACCGGAAGAGAGCTGCGTCATTACCGGGCTATTCCACGATGTGGGCAAGCTCGGATCGACGGGCCGGCCGCTCTACATTCCCAACGAGAACGAGTGGCAGGTCAAAAACAGGGGAATTTGCTATCGGGTCAACCCGGAGGTTACGGCCATGGGCCTCGCTGTCCGCAGCCTTTACCTGGTAGCCCGGTTCATCCCCCTTTCAGATGAGGAAGCCCAAGCCATCGCTTACCACGACGGCCAATACATCGAGGAGAACCGCGTCGTTGCGCACAAGGAGGCACCTCTTACCTTGCTCCTTCACTGGGCGGACTACTGGACCGCCCATATTTATGAGGAAGGCCGTCATCCTCTGATTTCAGAACCGGAGGTATCATAAGAATTGAAAATCATCGGGTATGGCGAGGACGGACTGACACTCTGGGCGCTC includes:
- a CDS encoding transcriptional regulator — translated: MGTQKGSETRLIRLGRILRLFMEHDRIHTSSLSKQLKTTPRTIQRDVLLLKESGFPLHEVRKGLYEMNKDLVKNLEVFDDTELALVVALKNLVGQLGDPFQKAADGVLDRLWDCVTTMPVFVKIDDPVVLDNRLLNRAVRAIREKKKVGFQYNAASPHPVTLDPYRVAWFGGFWYLVGKDNESGVMKRYALDKISDFRLTKACFPGAPSDIDDVLRSSSNIWFARDPHLEVTVKVDADVSDYFRRRKMYPSQEIREERPDGSLVVTYRVGRYEAIRSILRSWIPHISILGPEDFRKEFFEEVKGWVQNQQQ
- a CDS encoding phosphohydrolase encodes the protein MTVLSNTPKLLLERYDVLKRKVVSRQEPFQRFLQFLERETTWLMSPASTRYHLAVERGLLAHSVGVADTLLHISRFLAPAIPEESCVITGLFHDVGKLGSTGRPLYIPNENEWQVKNRGICYRVNPEVTAMGLAVRSLYLVARFIPLSDEEAQAIAYHDGQYIEENRVVAHKEAPLTLLLHWADYWTAHIYEEGRHPLISEPEVS